CGCAGGTCGGAGGTGTCGTAGTAGGTCGCGTCCAACTCGGCGACGCCCTTGTCCAGGACGGACACGACTCCGGCGACGCCGGTGAGGTCGGGCAGCCCACTGTCATCGGATTCGTACTTGCGTTCGATCTCGCGTTTCGTCTCCGCCATGAATCGAATTTAGTCGCATTCGGGCCCGAACGGCAGTGCGCGCCGGACCCGAATCACGGCTGAACTCCAGGAAACCGCAAGGTGTCCGGGGCCCGGCCGGGCCTGCCCGGGCCTTACGCCGACATGGGTCTCTGCACCCGGATGGACTGCAACAGCCCGACCGCCACCCACACCGAGAACATCGACGTGCCGCCGTACGAGACGAAGGGCAGCGGCAGGCCCGTCACCGGCATGATGCCGAGCGTCATCCCGATGTTCTCGAAGGACTGGAAGGCGAACCAGGCCACGATGCCGGCGGCGACGATCGTGCCGTACAGCTCGGTCGTCTCCCGGGCGATGCGGCAGGCGCGCCACAGGACCACGCCGAGCAGGACGATGATCAGGCCCGCGCCCAGGAAGCCCAGCTCCTCGCCCGCGACGGTGAAGACGAAGTCCGTCTGCTGCTCGGGGACGAACTGCCCCGTCGTCTGCGAACCGTGAAAGAGCCCGGCTCCCGCGAGGCCGCCGGAGCCGATGGCGATGCGTGCCTGGTTGGTGTTGTAGCCGACGCCGGCCGGGTCGAGGCTGGGGTTGGCGAAGGCGGCGAAGCGGGCGATCTGGTACTCGTCCAGGATGTGCAGTTGCCAGACGGCGATCCCGCCGGCCGCGCCCGCGCCGAGCAGCCCGAAGACCCAGCGGTTGGACGCGCCGGAGGCCAGCAGCACACCCAGCACGATCATCACCATCACCATGACCGACCCGAGGTCGGGCATCAGCATGACGATCAGCATGGGGACGGCCGCGAGACCCAGTGACTGGATCACCGTGCGCTGGTCGGGGTAGAGCTTGTCGCCCGCGTCGACCCGGGCCGCCAGCAGCATCGCCATGCCCAGGATGATCGTGATCTTCACGAACTCCGAGGGCTGGAGCGAGAAGCCGCCGCCGAGCACGATCCAGGAGTGCGCGCCGTTGACCGTCGAGCCCAGCGGCGTCAGCACCGCCAGGATCCCCATGAGCGAGAGGCCGTACAGCACCGGTACCGCGTTGCGCAGGGTGCGGTGGCCGAGCCAGACCGTGGCGATCATCAGGGCGAGCCCGATGCCCATGTTCATGAGGTGCCGGATGAGGAAGTAGTACGGGTCGCCCTGGTTGATCTCGGTGCGGTTGCGGGTCGCCGAGAAGACCAGGAGCGAGCCGATCAGCGACAGGGCGATCGCACACAGCAGTATCGGCCAGTCCAGCCGCCGGGCCAGCGAGTCACGGGCGAAGACCCGCGTCCAGCCGGCCCGCTCGGGCCCGTACCCGGAGACGGAGAAGCTGTTCACGCCGGTCATGTGCACATCCTCCGGCTTCCCCGCCTCCGCCGTCGCCTGCGGGTGTCGCGGTTGGTGTCCGTGTTCTGCTGGACGGTCGCCCCCGGCTGCGTCTCGCCCGGCTTCGGCGCGCCCTCCTGGACGACGCGCTGCTCCTTCCCCGGGTCCTTGGAGATCTTCGGTGACTTGATCGTGCCGTCCGCCTGCACCTTCGGCAGGCTGGTCTGCGGGGTGGGCAGCAGGGCGTTCTTCTTGTCGATCTTGCCGTCGTCGGAGACGCCGTACATCGCGTTGTAGATGTGCCGCACGGCCTCACCGGAGGCGCCCGAACCGGTACCGGCCTGGGCGATCGTCATGACGATCGTGTAGTCCTTGCTGTACGTGGCGAGCCAGGACGTCGTCTGCTTGCCGTAGACCTCCGCGGTACCCGTCTTGGCGTGCAGCGGGATCTTGTCCTGCGGCCAGCCGCCGAACTTCCACGCGGCCGTACCGCGGGTGACCACGCCCTCCAGGGCGGCGTCCATGCCCTTGATCGTCGCCTGGTCGACCGGCAGCCTGCGCTGGACGTGGGGCTTGATCTCCTGGACGGCCTTGCCGTCGGCGCTGACGATCGCCTTGCCGATGGTCGGGGTGTACATGGTGCCGCCGTTGGCGAGCGCCCCGTAGATCACGGCCTCCTGGATCGGGGTGACGAGGGTGTCGCCCTGGCCGATGGAGTAGTTGATCGAGTCGCCCTCGCGCATCTTGTTGCCCTCGAGGCAGTTCTCGTACGCGATCATCTCGACGTACGTGCCGCCCTTCTTGCCGTACTTGCACCAGGCGTCCTTGTTGGCCTTCCAGTAGGACTCCTTCCACTGGCGGTCCGGGACGCGGCCGGTGACCTCGTTCGGCAGGTCGATGCCGGTCTCCTTGCCGAGGCCGAACTGGTGCGCGGCCTTGTAGAAGTAGTCCTTGGGCTCACCCTTCTTCGGGTTGATGCCGCCGTCCCGCTTCCACTCCCGGTCCGCGAGACCGTAGAAGACGGTGTCGCAGGAGACCTCCAGAGCGCGCCCGAGGGAGATGGGGCCGAAGCTCTCCCCTTCGAAGTTCTTGAAGACCTGGCCGCCCACCGAGTACGAGCTCGTGCACGGGTAGCCGCCGTCCCACTCGTAGCCGGCCTCGACCGCGGCGGCCGTGGAGACCACCTTGAACGTCGAACCGGGCGCGGACTGACCCTGTATGGCCCTGTTGAGCAGCGGGTAGTCCGAGTTCTTCCCGGTGAGCTTCTTGTAGTCCTTGGCGGAGATGCCGCCGACCCAGACGTTGGGGTCGTAGGCCGGGGCTGACGCCATGGCGACGACCCGGCCGGTCTTGGCCTCCATCACCACGACCGCTCCGGAGTCGGCCTTGTAGTTCTCGCCGGTGATCTTGTCGAACTGGGTGCGGGCGATCTTCATCGCGTTGTTCAGCTCGTACTCGGCGACCCGCTGGACGCGGGCGTCGATGCTGGTGACCAGGTTGGCGCCGGGCTGCGCCGCGTCCGCCTCGGCCTGGCCGATGACGCGGCCGAGGTTGTCGACCTCGTACCGGGTGACGCCCGCCTTGCCGCGCAGCTCCTTGTCGTACTGGCGCTCCAGACCGGAGCGGCCGACCTGGTCGGAGCGCAGGTAGGGCGAGTCGCTGTCCTGGGCCTTGGTGATCTCCTCGTCGGTGACCGGGGAGAGGTAGCCGAGGACCTGGGCGGTGTTGGCGTTGCCCGGCGCCGCGTAACGGCGCACGGCCTCGGGCTCGGCGGTGATGCCGGGGAAGTCCTCGGCGCGCTCGCGGATCTGCAGGGCCTGCTTGGCGGTGGCCTCGTCGGTGATCGGGATCGGCTGGTACGGCGAGCCGTTCCAACAGGGCTGCGGGGTCTGCGCGTCGCACAGGCGCACCTTCAGCGCGACCTCCTCGGGCTTCATGCCGAGGACGCCCGCGAGCTTGGCCAGGACCGCCTTGCCGTCGTCCGGCTGCTTCAGCAGGTCGGTGCGGGAGGCGGAGACCACGAGCCGTGTCTCGTTGTCGGCGAGGGGCACTCCGCGCGCGTCCAGGATCGAGCCGCGCACGGCGGGCTCGACGACCTGTTGGACGTGGTTGCCGGAGGCCTCCTTGGCGTACGCCGCGCCCTCCCTGATCTGCAGGTACCACAGGCGGCCGCCGAGGGTGCCCAGCAGGGAGAGGACGAGGATCTGGATCACGACGAGCCGGATCTGAACCCGTGGTGTCCGGCCGGTCTCGGGAATATTGGTCACTGCGGCTGCCTCCCCCTCTCAGTGAGCGGACGTGTGTGCGCGGCTGTGCGTGCGGCTGTGGCTGCGTACGAATGATGAACGTCCGGCCTGTGAGCCCGCGTTCCGCCGGAACTTCCCCGTTCGAGTGAACCTTCGAGCGAACCCTCGAGCGAACCTGCCCGCCTTCACAGCCGCTTGACCCCCTTGATGCGGCCCGCCCGGGTCGCCCGTGACTTGGCCGCCTTCAGTTTCAGGCCGCCGCGCTGGCCGCCGATCCGCAGGCCCGTCCCGGAGGAGAGCCAGCCGGAGGAGATGTCGGTGCCCTTCCCGGCGGAGTTGGTCTCCGCGAGCGGGTCGTTGTCGGCGCGCCGCGCCAGGAACATGACCGCGGGCACCACGAACGGGGCGAGCAGCAGGTCGTACAGAGCGGCCGTGAACAGCAGCCCGGTGAGGCCGACATGACGGGCGGCGGTGTCGCCGACGAGGGCGCCCACGCCCGCGTACAGCAGGGTGGAGCCGAGCGCCGCGCCGACGACCACGACCATCGGACCGGTGGCCGACTTGATCTGCCCGCTCTCGGGCTTGACGAGCCCGGCGAGGTAGCCGATCACGCACAGCACGAGGGCGTAGCGCCCGGCGGCGTGGTCGGCGGGCGGGGCGAGGTCGGCCAGCAGACCGGCGCCGAAGCCGATGAGGGCGCCGCCGACATGGCCGTAGATCATGGCGAGGCCGAGGACGGTGAGCAGGAGGAGGTCGGGGACGGCGCCGGGGAGGTGGAGGCGGGCGAGGACGCTCACCTGGACGACCAGGGCGACCACGATCAGCGGGACGGAGAGCAGGATCCGGTTGACGCGCATGGGGGTTGTCAGCTCCTACTGCTGCTGGCCGTCTACGGGTGCGTTCGCGTTCGGCGTGACCGTGACGGTCACCGTCGGCGTGGGGACCGGTTTGGGCTTCGAGGGGAGCACGGTGTCGCGCGGATCCTTCGTCGGGGCCTGGACGACGACGCCGACGATGTCGAGCTTGGTGAAGCTGACGTACGGCGTGACGTAGAGGGTGCGGGTGAGGTCGCCGCCGGAGGGGTCGACGCGGGAGACCACGCCGACCGGCACACCCGGCACGAAGGGCTTGTCGGCCTGCGAGCCGAAGGTGACCAGCCGGTCGCCCTTCTTCACGTCGGCCTTACCGTTGAGGAGTTCGACGCGCAGCGGCAGGTCGCCCTGCCCGGAGGCGAAGCCGAGCTCGTCGGACGCCTCCATGCGGGTGCCGACGGTGAAGTCGGGGTCGCTGGCCAGGAGCACGGTCGCCGTGTCGGGCCCGACGGTGGTGACCCGGCCGACCAGCCCGTCCCCGTTCAGGACCGTCATGTCGCGGCGGACGCCGTCGTTCGCGCCGACGTCGATGGTGATGGTCCAGGAGAAGCCCTGGGCCGCTCCTATCGCGATGACCTCCGCGCCCTTGATGCCGTACTGGCCCGCGCCGGCGATCTTCAGAATCTTGTCGAGCTGCGCGAGGCGGCTGCGGTTGCGGTCGTCGCTGCCGAGTTTCGCCTTGAGGGCCGCGTTCTCCTTCTCCAGCCCGGCGAGCCGGTCATGGCGTTCACCGGAGTCGCGGACGGCGGAGACGGCGTTGCCGACGGGGTCCACCGCCGACGCCACACCGTCCTCGATCGGACCGAAGGCCGCGGCCGCGGCCTGCCGGGCGCCGTCGACCGGGGAGTCCTCCCCACCGCGGATGTCCACCGTGATCAGCGCGAACGCGACGGCGATCAGCAGCACCAGGAGCAGCCGGCTCTCTCGTGTGTCCCTCACGTGCGGCGGCCGTGCCCTTCCTCGAGAGAAAACATGAACAGGAATCAGAAACAGGTTCAGGAACCGCGATCGGGAAGTGGGATCGGAACCTGGATCGGGAAGTGGGATGGGATCGAGATCGGATCGGGATCGGGAATTCCGGTAGCCCCGGGCCAGGATGACCAAGGGCGCTTTGTGGGAGCTTATGCCGAGATATCAACGATCCGCCGCACGAGAGGAGATCATCCCGTACGGCGGAATCGAAGCGTCACGTCATCTGCGGGGCGCGGCGTCCAGCACCTGCTGGAGCGCCTCGAACTCCTCGACGCACTTGCCGGAGCCGAGCGCCACGCTGTCCAGCGGGTCCTCGGCGATGTGGATGGGCATGCCGGTCTCCCGGCGCAGCCGCTCGTCCAGACCGCGCAGCAGGGCTCCGCCGCCGGTCAGAACGATTCCGCGGTCCATGATGTCGCCGGACAGCTCCGGCGGACACTTGTCGAGGGTGGTCTTCACGGCGTCGACGATCGCGTTGACCGGCTCCTCGATCGCCTTGCGCACCTCGGCGGCCGAGATGACGACGGTCTTGGGCAGTCCGGAGACGAGATCGCGGCCACGGATCTCGGTGTGCTGGTCGTCGTCGAGGTCGTACGCGGAACCGATCGTGATCTTGATCTGCTCGGCCGTCCGCTCACCGAGAAGGAGCGAGTACTCCTTCTTGATGTGCTGGATGATCGAGCTGTCCAGCTCGTCACCCGCGACACGGATCGACTGGGCGGTGACGATGCCGCCGAGCGAGATGACCGCGACCTCCGTGGTGCCGCCGCCGATGTCCACCACCATGTTGCCCGTGGCCTCGTGGACCGGCAGGCCGGAGCCGATGGCCGCGGCCATGGGCTCCTCGATGATGTGCACCTGACGGGCGCCGGCCTGGGTCGACGCCTCGATGACGGCGCGGCGCTCGACGCCCGTGATGCCCGAGGGCACACAGACGACGACCCGCGGCCGAGCCAGATACCGGCGCTTGTGGATCTTCAGGATGAAGTAGCGCAGCATCCGCTCGGTGATCTCGAAGTCGGCGATCACGCCGTCCTTCAGCGGGCGCACGGCAACGATGTTGCCGGGCGTGCGCCCGATCATCTTCTTCGCTTCGGCGCCGACCGCGAGGATGCCACCGGTGTTGGTGTTGATCGCGACGACGGACGGCTCGTTGAGTACGATCCCGCGACCCCTGACGTACACCAGCGTGTTGGCGGTCCCGAGGTCGACAGCCATGTCACGGCCGATGAACGACATTGAGTTCCCCATCAGGATTCGACTGGCCTTCCATGGGCTTTTGAGGGCTTTTCAGGTCGGCGTGGTGGGTGCTGTGACGTGAAGGCTTCCATCGTAAACGCGCCTGCACGAACACTGCGGAGCGGTCTCCGCCATTGTTTGCAGATGCTGTGTGGGTTCGCTTCTGGAGACGGGCGTTCGGGGGCACACGTTCCCTCGATCGCCCGCTTCAGCCGCTTTCGACCGCGCCGATCGCGTCGGCCGTCGCCGGCCGTCGTCGGGCCGCCGCCGGTCTCGGACGGGACTTCGGACGCGACCTCAGACGCGGCCTCAGACGCGACCGGGGAAGAAGATCTTCACCTCGCGCTCGGCGGACTCCTCGGAGTCGGAGGCGTGGATCAGGTTCTCGCGGACGATCACGCCGTAGTCACCGCGGATCGAGCCGGGGCCGGCCGCGATCGGGTCGGTCGGACCGGCGAGCGCGCGCACGCCCTCGATGACCCGCTCGCCCTCGACGATCAGCGCGACGACCGGACCGGACGCCATGAACTCGACCAGCGGCTCGTAGAAGGGCTTGCCCTTGTGCTCGCCGTAGTGCTGCTCCAGCGTGTCCTGGTCCAGCGTGCGCAGCTCCAGCGCGGTGATCTGCCAGCCGGCCTTGCGCTCGATACGGCTGATGATCTCGCCGGTCAGGCCACGACGGACGGCGTCGGGCTTGAGCAGGACGAGGGTGCGCTGGCTCACGAGGTGACTCCTTCTACTGCGGCTTCTGCTGCGGCTTCTGCTGCGAGTTCTGCTGCTGCGGTTCTACTACGGCAGCTCTTACCGGTACTACTACCGGTTCGGCTGCCGGTGTGTGCGGTGGGATGAGGTTACAGGGCGTGTCCGGGCGCCTGTTACGCAGCGTCAGCGGTATCCGGAGAGGCCGCGTCGGCCTGCGCGGCGAAGCGTGCCTTGGCCTCGTCGACCTTTCTGCCGAAGTGCACGGACGCCCACCACAGGGCCCCGAAG
The Streptomyces sp. NBC_01485 genome window above contains:
- a CDS encoding rod shape-determining protein, whose translation is MSFIGRDMAVDLGTANTLVYVRGRGIVLNEPSVVAINTNTGGILAVGAEAKKMIGRTPGNIVAVRPLKDGVIADFEITERMLRYFILKIHKRRYLARPRVVVCVPSGITGVERRAVIEASTQAGARQVHIIEEPMAAAIGSGLPVHEATGNMVVDIGGGTTEVAVISLGGIVTAQSIRVAGDELDSSIIQHIKKEYSLLLGERTAEQIKITIGSAYDLDDDQHTEIRGRDLVSGLPKTVVISAAEVRKAIEEPVNAIVDAVKTTLDKCPPELSGDIMDRGIVLTGGGALLRGLDERLRRETGMPIHIAEDPLDSVALGSGKCVEEFEALQQVLDAAPRR
- the mreD gene encoding rod shape-determining protein MreD, yielding MRVNRILLSVPLIVVALVVQVSVLARLHLPGAVPDLLLLTVLGLAMIYGHVGGALIGFGAGLLADLAPPADHAAGRYALVLCVIGYLAGLVKPESGQIKSATGPMVVVVGAALGSTLLYAGVGALVGDTAARHVGLTGLLFTAALYDLLLAPFVVPAVMFLARRADNDPLAETNSAGKGTDISSGWLSSGTGLRIGGQRGGLKLKAAKSRATRAGRIKGVKRL
- the mreC gene encoding rod shape-determining protein MreC encodes the protein MRDTRESRLLLVLLIAVAFALITVDIRGGEDSPVDGARQAAAAAFGPIEDGVASAVDPVGNAVSAVRDSGERHDRLAGLEKENAALKAKLGSDDRNRSRLAQLDKILKIAGAGQYGIKGAEVIAIGAAQGFSWTITIDVGANDGVRRDMTVLNGDGLVGRVTTVGPDTATVLLASDPDFTVGTRMEASDELGFASGQGDLPLRVELLNGKADVKKGDRLVTFGSQADKPFVPGVPVGVVSRVDPSGGDLTRTLYVTPYVSFTKLDIVGVVVQAPTKDPRDTVLPSKPKPVPTPTVTVTVTPNANAPVDGQQQ
- the mrdA gene encoding penicillin-binding protein 2: MTNIPETGRTPRVQIRLVVIQILVLSLLGTLGGRLWYLQIREGAAYAKEASGNHVQQVVEPAVRGSILDARGVPLADNETRLVVSASRTDLLKQPDDGKAVLAKLAGVLGMKPEEVALKVRLCDAQTPQPCWNGSPYQPIPITDEATAKQALQIRERAEDFPGITAEPEAVRRYAAPGNANTAQVLGYLSPVTDEEITKAQDSDSPYLRSDQVGRSGLERQYDKELRGKAGVTRYEVDNLGRVIGQAEADAAQPGANLVTSIDARVQRVAEYELNNAMKIARTQFDKITGENYKADSGAVVVMEAKTGRVVAMASAPAYDPNVWVGGISAKDYKKLTGKNSDYPLLNRAIQGQSAPGSTFKVVSTAAAVEAGYEWDGGYPCTSSYSVGGQVFKNFEGESFGPISLGRALEVSCDTVFYGLADREWKRDGGINPKKGEPKDYFYKAAHQFGLGKETGIDLPNEVTGRVPDRQWKESYWKANKDAWCKYGKKGGTYVEMIAYENCLEGNKMREGDSINYSIGQGDTLVTPIQEAVIYGALANGGTMYTPTIGKAIVSADGKAVQEIKPHVQRRLPVDQATIKGMDAALEGVVTRGTAAWKFGGWPQDKIPLHAKTGTAEVYGKQTTSWLATYSKDYTIVMTIAQAGTGSGASGEAVRHIYNAMYGVSDDGKIDKKNALLPTPQTSLPKVQADGTIKSPKISKDPGKEQRVVQEGAPKPGETQPGATVQQNTDTNRDTRRRRRRRGSRRMCT
- the rodA gene encoding rod shape-determining protein RodA, with the translated sequence MTGVNSFSVSGYGPERAGWTRVFARDSLARRLDWPILLCAIALSLIGSLLVFSATRNRTEINQGDPYYFLIRHLMNMGIGLALMIATVWLGHRTLRNAVPVLYGLSLMGILAVLTPLGSTVNGAHSWIVLGGGFSLQPSEFVKITIILGMAMLLAARVDAGDKLYPDQRTVIQSLGLAAVPMLIVMLMPDLGSVMVMVMIVLGVLLASGASNRWVFGLLGAGAAGGIAVWQLHILDEYQIARFAAFANPSLDPAGVGYNTNQARIAIGSGGLAGAGLFHGSQTTGQFVPEQQTDFVFTVAGEELGFLGAGLIIVLLGVVLWRACRIARETTELYGTIVAAGIVAWFAFQSFENIGMTLGIMPVTGLPLPFVSYGGTSMFSVWVAVGLLQSIRVQRPMSA
- the ndk gene encoding nucleoside-diphosphate kinase, which translates into the protein MSQRTLVLLKPDAVRRGLTGEIISRIERKAGWQITALELRTLDQDTLEQHYGEHKGKPFYEPLVEFMASGPVVALIVEGERVIEGVRALAGPTDPIAAGPGSIRGDYGVIVRENLIHASDSEESAEREVKIFFPGRV